The following proteins are co-located in the Oscillospiraceae bacterium genome:
- the hydF gene encoding [FeFe] hydrogenase H-cluster maturation GTPase HydF, protein MNTTPQSNRLTVSIFGRCNAGKSALFNAITNTENAIVSDMPGTTTDPVSKSMELLPHGPIVLIDTAGLGDDSALGAARIKKTQSILNRTDLALYAIDAQAPALDDYRDFAQEFARRALPCLPLITKSDAVPAAALATLSAQVPDALPVSDRRPEELIRVKAEMSRRLDTLREDRPMLRDLLPAGAVVVMVVPVDSEAPRGRLILPQVQLIRECLDGGHRCHVTTEKELPQALRELKRVDLVVTDSQAFALVARTVPAEIPLTGFSILMARQKSDLSVLLAGAQAVSDLQDGDRVLIAETCTHNHSHEDIGRVKIPALLQKTTGRALHLDFAAGRDYPERLEDYALVIHCGGCMISRVEMMNRIRTARDKQVPITNYGLFLAHCHGILERSTAPLRAAGEVPLHV, encoded by the coding sequence ATGAATACCACGCCGCAGAGCAACCGCCTCACCGTATCGATCTTCGGGCGGTGCAACGCCGGAAAATCGGCGCTGTTCAACGCCATCACCAACACGGAAAACGCCATTGTGTCCGACATGCCGGGCACCACCACCGACCCCGTCAGCAAGAGCATGGAACTGCTGCCGCACGGCCCCATCGTGCTCATCGACACGGCGGGGCTGGGCGACGACAGCGCGCTGGGCGCGGCCCGCATCAAAAAGACGCAGTCCATTTTAAACCGTACCGACTTGGCTCTGTACGCCATCGACGCGCAGGCGCCCGCGCTGGACGACTACCGGGACTTCGCGCAGGAATTTGCCCGGCGCGCGCTGCCTTGCCTGCCGCTGATCACCAAGAGCGACGCCGTACCGGCGGCCGCGCTTGCGACGCTGTCCGCACAGGTCCCGGACGCGCTGCCCGTCTCCGACCGCCGGCCGGAGGAACTCATACGGGTGAAGGCCGAGATGTCCCGACGGTTGGATACGCTCCGGGAGGACCGCCCGATGCTGCGGGACCTGCTGCCCGCCGGTGCGGTCGTCGTCATGGTGGTGCCGGTGGACAGCGAGGCGCCTCGGGGCCGGCTGATCCTGCCTCAGGTCCAGCTCATTCGGGAGTGCCTGGACGGCGGCCACCGCTGCCATGTCACAACGGAGAAGGAACTGCCGCAGGCGCTTCGCGAGCTCAAACGGGTGGACCTGGTGGTGACAGACTCTCAGGCGTTCGCACTCGTGGCCCGCACTGTGCCGGCGGAGATCCCGCTTACCGGGTTTTCCATCTTGATGGCCCGGCAAAAGAGCGATTTGTCCGTACTATTGGCAGGTGCGCAGGCGGTCTCCGATCTGCAAGACGGCGACCGGGTGCTCATCGCGGAGACCTGCACTCACAACCACAGCCACGAGGACATTGGCCGGGTGAAGATCCCGGCGCTGCTGCAAAAGACGACGGGCAGGGCGCTGCATCTGGACTTCGCGGCCGGGCGAGACTATCCGGAGCGGCTGGAGGACTACGCGCTCGTCATCCACTGCGGTGGCTGCATGATCTCCCGCGTGGAGATGATGAACCGGATCCGGACCGCCCGGGACAAACAGGTGCCCATCACAAACTACGGCCTGTTCCTCGCCCACTGCCACGGGATCCTTGAGAGGAGCACGGCGCCGCTGCGCGCCGCCGGGGAGGTGCCGCTCCATGTCTGA